One Chromatiales bacterium 21-64-14 DNA window includes the following coding sequences:
- a CDS encoding ribulose-phosphate 3-epimerase codes for MTMSEYFIAPSILSADFARLGEEVTHVLDSGADIVHFDVMDNHYVPNLTIGPLVCEALRKHGVTAPIDVHLMVKPVDRIVPDFAAAGASYITFHPEASEHVDRTLQLIKGEGCKAGLVFNPATPLDYLQWAIDKVDMVLLMSVNPGFGGQKFIPYVLDKLRAARKIIDASGRDIRLEVDGGVKVDNIRAIAEAGADTFVAGSAIFSTDDYKATITAMRAELARAGR; via the coding sequence ATGACCATGTCCGAGTATTTCATCGCGCCCAGCATTCTGTCGGCCGACTTCGCCCGCCTCGGCGAGGAAGTCACCCACGTCCTCGATTCGGGCGCCGACATCGTCCACTTCGACGTAATGGACAACCATTACGTTCCGAACCTGACCATTGGTCCCCTGGTGTGCGAAGCCCTGCGCAAGCATGGCGTCACCGCACCGATCGACGTGCATCTGATGGTCAAGCCCGTGGACCGCATCGTCCCGGACTTCGCCGCCGCCGGCGCGAGCTATATCACCTTCCATCCCGAGGCCAGCGAGCACGTGGACCGGACCCTGCAGCTGATCAAGGGAGAGGGCTGCAAAGCGGGACTGGTTTTCAACCCCGCCACGCCCCTGGACTACCTGCAGTGGGCCATCGATAAAGTGGACATGGTGCTGCTGATGTCGGTGAACCCTGGCTTCGGGGGCCAGAAATTCATCCCCTACGTGCTGGACAAGTTGCGCGCGGCACGCAAGATCATCGACGCGTCTGGACGTGACATCCGCCTGGAGGTCGACGGCGGCGTGAAGGTGGACAACATCCGCGCCATCGCCGAGGCGGGCGCCGACACCTTCGTGGCCGGCTCCGCCATCTTCAGCACCGACGACTACAAGGCGACCATTACCGCCATGCGCGCAGAGCTGGCCCGTGCCGGGCGATAA
- a CDS encoding phosphoglycolate phosphatase, which yields MALRRPRMILIDVDGTLVDSVPDLAWCVDRMMEHLGGAIRGEEAVRQWVGNGVERLVRRALVGTLEGEPDEALFQKAYPVFLNLYAENTSVRSRLYPGVREGLDHLKAAGYRLGCVTNKAAQFTEPLLRDLALRDYFELVISGDTLPKKKPDPEPLLHAARFFGVSPEESWLIGDSVNDVRAARAASFQVVCVPYGYNHGMDIRAAHPDAVVPSLRDLKGLLERAA from the coding sequence ATGGCCCTGCGCCGCCCGCGCATGATCCTGATCGATGTGGACGGCACCCTGGTGGACAGCGTCCCGGACCTGGCATGGTGCGTGGATCGCATGATGGAACATTTGGGCGGCGCTATCCGGGGGGAAGAAGCCGTCCGTCAGTGGGTCGGCAACGGCGTGGAACGGCTGGTGCGCCGCGCGTTGGTAGGCACCCTGGAGGGTGAGCCGGACGAGGCCCTATTTCAGAAGGCCTATCCAGTCTTTCTGAACCTCTATGCCGAGAACACCTCCGTGCGCAGCCGTTTGTATCCCGGGGTCCGCGAAGGGCTGGACCACCTCAAGGCGGCCGGATACCGGCTGGGCTGCGTGACCAACAAGGCGGCCCAATTCACGGAGCCGCTGCTGCGCGACCTCGCGCTGCGGGATTACTTCGAACTGGTCATCAGCGGCGACACCCTGCCCAAGAAAAAGCCCGACCCCGAACCGCTGCTGCACGCCGCGCGCTTCTTTGGGGTAAGCCCCGAGGAATCCTGGCTGATCGGAGACTCGGTAAACGACGTGCGTGCGGCCCGTGCCGCATCGTTCCAGGTCGTATGCGTCCCCTACGGCTACAATCACGGCATGGACATCCGCGCGGCCCACCCGGACGCGGTGGTCCCCAGCCTGAGGGACCTCAAGGGGCTGCTAGAGCGGGCGGCCTGA